The sequence GAGGCGCTCATCAGGGCGCCGAGGCGGGGCAGGTCGCCGGCCCGCAGCGCTGTCGCGGCCGCTTCCACGCGCGCGTTTTCGGAGACGACGTGCCGGCAGCGGCGGAAGATAACGGCGGGCAGGGCGGCTTCATGGCGCGCCAGAAGATCGAGCGACACATCGCGCAGGGATGCGATCGAGGGGTCGAGCCGGCGGAGGATTTCGACGCCGGCCTCGCACTCGCCCCGACGCTCGTTGTATTTGGACGAGGCGAGCGAGCGCGGCGCTTTGCTGTCGATGATCAGCAGTGCGGCATCTCCGAGGGCCATCGGGATCTCCTGGTACTGGAGCGAGCGGCAATCGAGGAAAAGCGCGTGGCCGGCGCGGCCCAGGCGCGAGGCGAACTGATCCATGATCCCACACTGCAACCCGATCCAGCGGTGCTCCACCCGCTGGCAGAGCAACGCGCCCTCGACCGGGTCGACGTCCAGCCCGTACACCGCCTGAAGGGCGAGCAACGAGGCCACTTCGATGGCGGCGGAAGAACTCAGCCCCGAGCCGAGCGGGACGTCCCCGTAGATCACCGCGTCGAACCCGTGCGGCAGGGGCGTCCGGGCGTTGACCTCGGCGACGACGCCGCTGACGTAGTGGCGCCAGGTAGACCCCACTTGGCCGGCCGCGTCGAGGTCAAACGACGCCTCGCGGTCCAGATTCAGCGCGTAGAGCCGCACGTGCCGGTCCGCCCGCGGCGCGGCGAGGACGTAGACGGCCTGCTCGAGTGTGACGGGCAATACGAAGCCGTCGTTGTAGTCGGTGTGGTCGCCGATCAGGTTCACGCGGCCCGGGGCGCGGACGCAGACGGTTGGGGCGCGATCCGCAAAGCGGCTGGACCAGGCGTTTCGTAATGCTTCGAGGATGTCTGTCATGGCAGGGTTAAGGGCTCCCGCGGAGGCGCTGAGACGCGGAGGGGGGCAGGGGGGGTGTCCTTTTAGCTCAGCCCCTTTTTGTAGTGTTGCTCGCTCATGGCTCGCAGGTGGGTGGCGCTTGTTTCGGGCAAGATATCGCGTTGCGGATTGGCCAGCATCTCATATCCCACCATAAACTTTTTGATGGTGGCGGAGCGGAGCAGGGGTGGGTAGAAGTGCATGTGGAGCCGCCATTCGGGGTGCGGGAGCCCGTCGGTGGGCGCCTGGTGGAGGCCGGCGGAGTAGGGGAAGGAGATGTGGAAGAGGTTATCGTACCGGACGGTGACGCGCTGGAGGATATCGGCGAGGCCGGCGCGGGCGTCGGCGGAGAGCGCCAGGAGGTCGGGCGCGGGTTGGCGGGCGATGACGAGCGTCTCGAACGGCCAGAAGGCCCAGTACGGTACCAGCGCCGTGAAGTACTCGTTTTCGCAGACGAGGCGGTCGCCGAGCCGGCGCTCCTCATCGAGGTAGTCGCCCAGCAGGGCCTGGCCATGGGCGGCATAGTAGTCCAATTGACGGGCGCCTTCCCGGGCCGGCTCGACCGGCACCCGGCGCTCCGCCCAGATCTGCCCGTGGGGGTGGGGGTTGCTGCACCCCATCATGGCCCCTTTGTTTTCGAAGATCTGGACGTACCCGATGTCCGGATCGGCGCCGAGCTGCTCGAACTGCTGGGCCCAGACGTCGACGACGCGGCGGACGGCCGGCAGGTCCATTTCGGGCAGCGTGAGGTCGTGCCGGGGCGAAAAGCAGATCACGCGGCAGCGGCCGGATTCGGACGCGGCCTCCAGCAACGGATGCCCCGACGTCCACGCCGGCGTCTCGGGCTGCAGGGCGGCGAAGTCGTTGTCGAAAACGAAGGTATTCGAATAGTTCGGATTGACTTCCCCGCCGGCGCGCCGATTGCCGGGGCACAGGTAACAGCCAGGGTCGTGCGCGGGGAGGCGATCGATGGGAAGATCCTCCACCTGCCCCTGCCAGGGCCGTTTGCCGCGGTGGGGAGAGACCAGCACCCAATCGCCCGTGAGGGCATTACGCCGGCGATGGACGCCGGCAAAGGTGTAGCGGGGTTGTTCGGACACGTGGCGGACGAGTCGAGATGGGGTCAGTTTACATTGCCGGGGCGGACCGACTGCAGGTCGCGCGTCGTCTTGGCGTTTCGCAGGTCCTCCAGCTGGTCGTGCGTGCGCCCGATGGCCGCGTCGAGGCGCGCGATGTCCATCGAGGAAACCCGACCCGTGGCTTCGGCCTCGTAGCGGAAGAGTTTCACGCTGGCGACGAGCAGGTTGACGATTTCGGTGGCGTTGATCATCGTCGCTTGCAGAGCCTTGATGCGCTTTTTCTCGAACGCCCGCTCGCGTCGTTCTCGGCTGCGCAGCACGGAAAGATCCCACAACGCGCCAATCAACACGATGACCAGCCCGAGAAAGATCTCATCCAGTTCAAGCGGCTCGAACCGGGCCAGGAAGCCCAGAAAGCCCTCAAACGTCTCGATGCCGAACACAAGCGACAGCACGATATGGATGACGCACAGAGCGCTGGCGATAAGCGTCGCCCGCAGTTCAAGGATGGAACGCATG comes from Rhodothermales bacterium and encodes:
- the galK gene encoding galactokinase, with the translated sequence MTDILEALRNAWSSRFADRAPTVCVRAPGRVNLIGDHTDYNDGFVLPVTLEQAVYVLAAPRADRHVRLYALNLDREASFDLDAAGQVGSTWRHYVSGVVAEVNARTPLPHGFDAVIYGDVPLGSGLSSSAAIEVASLLALQAVYGLDVDPVEGALLCQRVEHRWIGLQCGIMDQFASRLGRAGHALFLDCRSLQYQEIPMALGDAALLIIDSKAPRSLASSKYNERRGECEAGVEILRRLDPSIASLRDVSLDLLARHEAALPAVIFRRCRHVVSENARVEAAATALRAGDLPRLGALMSASHASLRDDYAVSSSALDRIVDTALDTEGVYGARLTGAGFGGCVVALVEARGVPAIQQQIGEAYRQAFLTEAEFYQVRKNVEAGRVRM
- a CDS encoding UDP-glucose--hexose-1-phosphate uridylyltransferase, which translates into the protein MSEQPRYTFAGVHRRRNALTGDWVLVSPHRGKRPWQGQVEDLPIDRLPAHDPGCYLCPGNRRAGGEVNPNYSNTFVFDNDFAALQPETPAWTSGHPLLEAASESGRCRVICFSPRHDLTLPEMDLPAVRRVVDVWAQQFEQLGADPDIGYVQIFENKGAMMGCSNPHPHGQIWAERRVPVEPAREGARQLDYYAAHGQALLGDYLDEERRLGDRLVCENEYFTALVPYWAFWPFETLVIARQPAPDLLALSADARAGLADILQRVTVRYDNLFHISFPYSAGLHQAPTDGLPHPEWRLHMHFYPPLLRSATIKKFMVGYEMLANPQRDILPETSATHLRAMSEQHYKKGLS